Within Verrucomicrobiota bacterium, the genomic segment CATCGATCATCTCCAGGCCTCCCAAATCTTCACTCAAGAGCGTGCTCTGCTCGTCGGTCAATCGACCAATGGCCGCTCCCAAGCGGATGTTCCCAAAAATCTTCGAAGAGATTTCCAGCGCTCGATCCTCCGGCGCGCTGTAAACACCGACCCATTCAGACAAATCATAAAAGCGATCCAAAACCGCATTGAAGAAAGCCATCAAATCCATATCCGGCGCCGCCAAAACCACGCTCTTGATGCGAAACTTTTCCTGCAATTCCTGCGGGGAAAGATCGTACTCCAGCAGCCTGAGTTCTCGCAACGCATTCACCACAATGGGACACCCGGCGCTATGCCCGATGATGCGAATGGCCTTGGCGTTCGTTTCCAAAGCGCAAGTCGCCAACACCCCTCTCAGATAGCGCGTGCTCTGTTCGGCGTTGCCCTTGTCTTGGAAATACCCCAAGAGCTTCCCGCGCGAAGGCCACTCAAAATTGATCACCACCCCATCCCGTCCGCGGAAATGATGGATTTCCGCCATCAATTCCGTGTTTTTGATAAGGTGGGTGTTGTAGCCGTGGACGAAGATGACAATCTCCCGGGCCTGACTCTGATCTAGTTCCGCCAGAAGTCGCCTGGTCCAAGGGTGATTCTGAAACGATTTCCGACGGAATCGCTGGACCACTAGATTGAGGGGCTTGGGTGCTTCCAGGATTTCAATGCCCTTCAACTCGACCACACTCTTTTTCTTCTTAGGACCGCCGAGGGTTTCTTGGAGAAGAACCTGAGGTGTGACATTTTCGCCGATGGCGACCTCCGCAATGGCCAGGTGAGGCTCCAGTTGGGGATCGCGCTCATTGCCGAAGGGATTGATGCCCTGGGGCTCCGGCAGAATGTTTCGGTTCGTGAAGAGAAAAACGGGAACAGTCGGCTCCAATTTCATCTCCCGAAGCGGCTTCAAGGACGGCCCGTCGGCATGCCGGATGAAGAGCGGGGTAGGAGCCAGCCTGGTCGACCCCGGCTGGACCGTCGAGCCACAGCCAACCAAAGCCAGCAGGGCGAAGCCCACCGTGAGTTGCCTTCCAATCCGCTGCACGACGCGAAACTAACCCAACTTTTTGAAAAAGAGTGAAGAACTTGTCGCGATTTCCTGCGCTCCAGACCGCCGACCTCGGCGCTAGGCGTAATCCCTAGAGAGCCCAGACTATGGACAAAAAGAAGCTCAAGTCTCTTTCTCAGGAACAGGTCGATCAAATCATCCGCTTGGCTTGGGCCGATCGGATTTCTTTTGAAGAGATCAGGCGTCGCACCAGCCTGAGCGAAGCAGAGGTTATTTTGGTGATGCGACGAAACCTCAAGCCCTCCAGCTTTCGCCTATGGCGGAAACGGGTCAGCGGTCGCGTCACCAAGCATCGACGCCGAGCCAAGGACAAACAGGGGCTTCACCTGGAAGAACGCCTCAGTTAGCCCTCCGTCAATACTCGCGCAGCCAGCTGGGCAATTCAGAGATGGAACCAAGCACGGCATCCGGCACCACGGAAGAAGCCTCCAGTTGGCTCTGACTGAACTTTCCCGTCCTGACCTGGATTCCTCGGATCCCTAGTCGCTGGGCCGCCCCCACGTCTGACTCCAAATCATCGCCGATCATTCCCACCTCTTCTGGCTGGCAGCCTAGCGAAGCCAAAGCCGCTTCAAAAAAAGCGCGATTCGGTTTGCCGATCACGACCGCCTCCTGACCGGAGACGTGCTCCAGACCAGCCACGAAACAGCCGATATCCACATGCAGCCCATCCTCCGCCATGAAGAAGCGGTTTCGATGCATGGCCAACAACCGGGCCCCCGCGTGCAGTTGCCTGAAAATGCGATTCATAAGGCCATAAGACCAATTCGCTCCAATGTCACCGATCACCACATAATCCGGCTGCTCATCCTCACGGGGAAATTCGCGGAAATCCGGCAGCACGGCATCGCGCACCACCGCATGCACACTCGGCGGAGGACCTCCTAGAGCCCGCAAGTAGCCCAGCGTCGCGGTGACCGCGCTAAAGATTTCCTCCTCACGGACCACAAACCCCAAGCGAGCGAGCTTCTTTTGCAGGGAAGCCGCCGTGCGAGTGGAGGTATTGGTGACAAAGCGAAAAGGAATTTCGGCAGCTCGCAGCTCGGCCAAAGCCTCCAGAGCGCCCGGAATCACTTCCCCACCGACGTAAAGCACCCCATCGAGATCGATCAACAGACCCGAGATGCCCCTCGCAGCTTTCATAGCCTTGATCTTACGATAAAGACAACGAAAGACGATCTGAAACAAAACCCTTCTTCTGGGCGACCGAGGGTCGACTTCTCCCACACCCTATGGTTCTTTCCCTGAATGCCCTATTCCATCGATCAAAAGCTCGTAATTGCTGTTTCCAGCAGTGCGCTTTTCGATATGGAAGAGGCCGACGAAGTCTTTCGTCAGGATGGGGAAGACGCCTACCGCGCCTACCAGCTGGAGAAGCTCACTGAGCCCTTTGCCAAAGGCGTGGCCTTTCCTTTCATTCGTCGCCTGCTTCACCTAAATGAGGTGTTCCCGACGGAAGCTCCTGTGGAAGTCATCGTTCTCTCCCGCAATGATCCCGACACCGGCCAGCGCTTTTTCGAGACCTGCAAGCACTACGGGCTCGACATCTCTCGCGGCGCCTTCCTCTGCGGCAAGGACCCCTACCCCTACGTGGCCGCTTTCAATGCCGCCCTCTTTCTGAGCGCGAACAAAAAAGACGTGGACGCAGCCGTGCGGGCGGGACGGCCCGCTGGCCTGGTTCTTCCGACGGAAGCACCGGACGAACCGGTTTCAGATGAGCTGCGGATCGCCTTCGACTTCGATGGCGTGATCGCCAATGATGAAGCGGAGCGCGTCTTCCAGGAAAGCGGCTTGGAGCTATTTCACTATTCTGAGCAAGCCAAGGCTCATCAACCTCTCAAACCAGGTCCCCTTCAATCGCTCGCCCAAAAGCTCTCCTACTGGCAGGAATTTGAAACCCAGCTGCAAAAGGACAACCCCGCCTACAAACCCCATCTCCGAATCGCCATCATCACGGCGCGCAACGCTCCCGCTCACTCCCGTTTTGTTCGCACCCTCGAGGAATGGGGCCTGACCGCAACCGAGACCTTCTTCATGGGAGGGATCGAAAAAAGTCATATCCTGCGCGTCTTCAAACCCCACCTTTTTTTGGACGACCAACTTTCCCACTTGGAAGGGATCGCCGCAGAAATCCCCTGCGTGCACATCCCCTTCGGACGGGTCAACGGAGGCTAGGTTTTCCCGGGACGAAGAGCGCACAGGCTCATTGGCCGATTGCCATTTCCAAAAACCAATCAAGGGACCGGCCCAGCTCCTCCTTGCTGAACTTGTGCGCACCCTTGTAGGACTCGAATCTCACATTCTTGAAGCCCGTGCTCCTCATGGATTCGGCGACCCGTTTTCCGGAGGAAACCGAGGCCACCTTATCGGACTTCCCATTGCTCAGTCAGATGGGCACTTGGAGAAACTCTTGCCGAGGCGGCTTGGAATAGGCCAAGCCCTTGCAGCCAAAGAACAAAGGGAAGATAAGAAAGAAAAAATTTCATCGTTCCATGGTAGGGGTTGGGGACAGGACTGGTGAAAGGACCCCTTTGGCCGCTCAGATCTTGAGAAAGTTCTCCAAAAGAGTCTTGCCCTCCCGGGTCAGGATGGATTCCGGATGAAATTGGACCCCATGAACCGGAAGCTCCCGGTGCCGAAGACCCATAATTTCGTCCTCGGCGGTCCAAGCCGTGATCTCCAGACAATCAGGGAGGGTCTCTTTCTTCACGATCAGCGAGTGATAGCGGGTGGCTTCGAAGGGCCGGGGAAGCCCGGCGAAAACGCCAGCGCCCTGGTGCTCCACCGGCGAGGTCTTCCCGTGCATCAAGCGAGGCGCGCGGATGACATCGCCCCCGTAGACTTGGCCGATGCTCTGGTGACCGAGGCAAACCCCCAGGATGGGCACCTCCTCGTCAAAGCGTTCGATCACACTACAGCTAATGCCAGCGTCCTTGGGCGTGCAGGGCCCAGGCGAAATGCAAATCCTCTCCGGGCCAAGAGCCGCGATTTCCTCCAAGCTGATTTCATCGTTTCGAAAAACTCGCACCTCCGCCCCCAACTCGCCGAAGTACTGCACGAGATTGTAAGTAAACGAATCGTAATTGTCGATCACAAGCAGCATAGGTCAGTCGTCTAGAGGCCCCTCCTTCTGATTTCTTGCTCCAGCGCGGTCGCCTTCTCAATCGCACGGATGAGCGCCATGGCCTTGTTGACCGTCTCCTGATACTCTGAAGTCGGCACGGAATCCGCCACCACGCCCGCCCCAGCTTGAACATAGGCCTGGCCATTACGAAGCACGCAGGTTCGCAGTGCGATGCAGGAATCGAGGTTTCCATCAAAGCCGAAATACCCCACCGCGCCCGAGTAGGCTCCTCGTTTGTTTTTCTCTAGCTCATTGATGATCTGCATGGCCCGCACCTTGGGAGAGCCCGAGACCGTGCCAGCTGGAAAGGTGGCCCGCATGACATCGTAAGAAGAGCGTCCCTCGGCCAAGGTTCCAGAGACATTCGAGACGATGTGCATGACGTGACTGTAGCGCTCAATGATCATGAGATCGTCTACCGTGACCTCGCCATAGTTGGAGATTCTTCCCACATCATTTCGCGCCAAATCCACCAGCATGATGTGCTCCGCTCGCTCTTTCGGATCGGCCAACAACTCCTCAGCCAAAGCATCATCCTCTGCCGGTGACTTCCCCCGCCAACGGGTGCCAGCGATCGGTCGAATGGCGACCTCCCCGTCGATGCACTTCACATGAACCTCCGGCGAACTCCCCACCAGTGCGAATTCATCGGGGAACTCCAAACAAAACATATAAGGAGAGGGATTGACGCTCCGCAGGGCTCGATAAAGCGTTACGGCACCGCCGTCATAAGGCACTGAAAACCGTTGTGAGGGAACGACTTGGAATATATCGCCGGCCCGGATGTATTCCTTTGCCTTCTCCACCATCTCTTCATACTCGCTCTGGGTGGTGTTGCTGTGGCGCTTCAGCGGCGGCGCTTCCAAAAGCGAGTGAAAGGGGGCAAAACCGACCGGGTCATCCAGTTGGTCGCCAATGCGCTCGATCTCCTTTTCCGCCGAGGCATAGGCTGCCTCCGGCGTCTCGAATTCTTCGAGAAAGACATTCCGGATGATTTGGATTTTCTTGAGCAGGTGATCGTAGACCACCACCGAATCACAAATCAAAAAGACCGAGTCAGGGACGTGGAGAGCGTCGGGGGGTGGAGCTTGGATGGTAGGCTCGAAGGAGCGGACCACATCATAGGCCAGGTAACCAATGGCACCCCCGAAAAAGGGAGGCAAGCCCTCGGGCTTGGCCGGGCGGAAGCGACTCATGAGCGCCTCCAATTCCGTCAGGGGATCGCCGTCCATTTCCCGCTCTTCGGTCTCGCCCTTGCGGGGACGCTCGATGGTGACACGCCCCCTCTGGCAGCTAAGAATTTCGCGAGGCTCTGCCGAAACAATGGAGTAGCGCCCACCCCCATCGGTGCTTTCGGCTGACTCCAAAAGGGCGCAGTAGCGGCCATCGTGAATCTTGTGAAACACCGAAAGCGGAGTCTCGTAATCTGCTGTGATCTCCGTCCAGATCGGCACCATATTTGCCTCTTCAGTCAGAGCGAGGAAATCGTCCAGGGAGGGCTTGAGCACGTGGGAAAACGAAGGCTTTTCGGGAGAGGATTCGGAGTCTGCACCGCCCCTCCTTGGCCTGCAAGCGGCTTTTCTAATACCAAGCTGCCTGATAAACTGGTAGCACGGCCGCGTGAATTTCGGGTCAGACCAAGGCACGACGAGGGCGTGGTGCGGGCACCGCCATTCCGCGGATGCGCGACCGGACTGACCCGAAAGACACCGGCCCTCTCTCCTCTGCCCGTCAGCGCCTCTCCTCAACTCCTTCTACACGACCGTTCTACCAGTTTATCCGTTCGGTTGGTATAAGACTGTCGGGAGCTTCTCTTGCCAGCTTGCCCACCCCTTCCCCACCTCACGACCCGGGAGAGGGAATTCCGCTTGTGGGCCATCACGAGGCTTGTGTAAACGTCACGCATGAAGCGCCCCTTCGATGCCGAATCCGTCCTATCGGAAGTGGACTGGAGAAGTTTGACCCGCCAGCTAAGCGACGCGCTCGTCGACCAGGCCTTTTTCCTCAAGGACAAACAGGGGCGTTTCCTCATGCAGAATCGCCGGGGATGTGAGTATTGCAAAGTCGCCCAAGAGAGTGAAACCCTCGGCAAGACGGATGCCGATTACTGGTCCCAGGAGCGCACGGCCAGCTACCTTGAGGGGGACCAACTCGTCATGCGACTGGGCCAACCCATCATCAATCAGTTGGCCCCCGCTCCCGAGGAATCCGGATCGGCCAATCTCGTGCTCTACAGCAAGTTCCCGGTGCGAGATCAAGAAGGGAACATCATCGGCGTGGCCGGGGTCCACCAGGAATTCGAGGCCGCCAAGGCCAACCGCAGCCCCTTTGGCAAGCTCTTTCAAGCCATTCGTCGCATTCAGGAGGACTTCGGGACTGACCTGAAAATCACCGAACTGGCAAGCCTCTGCCAGCTCTCACACAGCCAATTTGTCCGCCGCTTTCAGGCCGCCCTCCAGATGACTCCCAAGGAGTATCTTCTACGCGTGCGCGTGCGCAATGCCTGTCGCCTCTTGGAATCCACTGGGAAAACCGTCTCCGAAATCGCTCTCGACTGCGGCTTTTACGATCACAGTCACTTCTCCCGAGCCTTCCGCAAACAAGCCGGCGTGAGTCCTAGCCAATATCGCAATGAGCATCGTGGCTCCTACCAAGCTGCCAGTTCATCTGGAAGCGTGGCTGAGTGACTTCTGGTTCAGACTACAAGGCGCGACGAGAGGGCGGTGCGGC encodes:
- a CDS encoding alpha/beta hydrolase, with translation MKLEPTVPVFLFTNRNILPEPQGINPFGNERDPQLEPHLAIAEVAIGENVTPQVLLQETLGGPKKKKSVVELKGIEILEAPKPLNLVVQRFRRKSFQNHPWTRRLLAELDQSQAREIVIFVHGYNTHLIKNTELMAEIHHFRGRDGVVINFEWPSRGKLLGYFQDKGNAEQSTRYLRGVLATCALETNAKAIRIIGHSAGCPIVVNALRELRLLEYDLSPQELQEKFRIKSVVLAAPDMDLMAFFNAVLDRFYDLSEWVGVYSAPEDRALEISSKIFGNIRLGAAIGRLTDEQSTLLSEDLGGLEMIDVTYPEAIYGDILGHGYFQNDPWVSSDIGTGILGFSPEERGLVRQPGEIFWEFPPDYPERVKRLFAGAE
- a CDS encoding TIGR03643 family protein gives rise to the protein MDKKKLKSLSQEQVDQIIRLAWADRISFEEIRRRTSLSEAEVILVMRRNLKPSSFRLWRKRVSGRVTKHRRRAKDKQGLHLEERLS
- a CDS encoding TIGR01458 family HAD-type hydrolase → MKAARGISGLLIDLDGVLYVGGEVIPGALEALAELRAAEIPFRFVTNTSTRTAASLQKKLARLGFVVREEEIFSAVTATLGYLRALGGPPPSVHAVVRDAVLPDFREFPREDEQPDYVVIGDIGANWSYGLMNRIFRQLHAGARLLAMHRNRFFMAEDGLHVDIGCFVAGLEHVSGQEAVVIGKPNRAFFEAALASLGCQPEEVGMIGDDLESDVGAAQRLGIRGIQVRTGKFSQSQLEASSVVPDAVLGSISELPSWLREY
- a CDS encoding 5'-nucleotidase — protein: MPYSIDQKLVIAVSSSALFDMEEADEVFRQDGEDAYRAYQLEKLTEPFAKGVAFPFIRRLLHLNEVFPTEAPVEVIVLSRNDPDTGQRFFETCKHYGLDISRGAFLCGKDPYPYVAAFNAALFLSANKKDVDAAVRAGRPAGLVLPTEAPDEPVSDELRIAFDFDGVIANDEAERVFQESGLELFHYSEQAKAHQPLKPGPLQSLAQKLSYWQEFETQLQKDNPAYKPHLRIAIITARNAPAHSRFVRTLEEWGLTATETFFMGGIEKSHILRVFKPHLFLDDQLSHLEGIAAEIPCVHIPFGRVNGG
- a CDS encoding aminodeoxychorismate/anthranilate synthase component II, whose protein sequence is MLLVIDNYDSFTYNLVQYFGELGAEVRVFRNDEISLEEIAALGPERICISPGPCTPKDAGISCSVIERFDEEVPILGVCLGHQSIGQVYGGDVIRAPRLMHGKTSPVEHQGAGVFAGLPRPFEATRYHSLIVKKETLPDCLEITAWTAEDEIMGLRHRELPVHGVQFHPESILTREGKTLLENFLKI
- the trpE gene encoding anthranilate synthase component I is translated as MLKPSLDDFLALTEEANMVPIWTEITADYETPLSVFHKIHDGRYCALLESAESTDGGGRYSIVSAEPREILSCQRGRVTIERPRKGETEEREMDGDPLTELEALMSRFRPAKPEGLPPFFGGAIGYLAYDVVRSFEPTIQAPPPDALHVPDSVFLICDSVVVYDHLLKKIQIIRNVFLEEFETPEAAYASAEKEIERIGDQLDDPVGFAPFHSLLEAPPLKRHSNTTQSEYEEMVEKAKEYIRAGDIFQVVPSQRFSVPYDGGAVTLYRALRSVNPSPYMFCLEFPDEFALVGSSPEVHVKCIDGEVAIRPIAGTRWRGKSPAEDDALAEELLADPKERAEHIMLVDLARNDVGRISNYGEVTVDDLMIIERYSHVMHIVSNVSGTLAEGRSSYDVMRATFPAGTVSGSPKVRAMQIINELEKNKRGAYSGAVGYFGFDGNLDSCIALRTCVLRNGQAYVQAGAGVVADSVPTSEYQETVNKAMALIRAIEKATALEQEIRRRGL
- a CDS encoding helix-turn-helix domain-containing protein — translated: MKRPFDAESVLSEVDWRSLTRQLSDALVDQAFFLKDKQGRFLMQNRRGCEYCKVAQESETLGKTDADYWSQERTASYLEGDQLVMRLGQPIINQLAPAPEESGSANLVLYSKFPVRDQEGNIIGVAGVHQEFEAAKANRSPFGKLFQAIRRIQEDFGTDLKITELASLCQLSHSQFVRRFQAALQMTPKEYLLRVRVRNACRLLESTGKTVSEIALDCGFYDHSHFSRAFRKQAGVSPSQYRNEHRGSYQAASSSGSVAE